The following coding sequences are from one Streptomyces sp. NBC_01232 window:
- a CDS encoding ATP-binding protein gives MTVTEQSAPAARQVLPAEERHAAELAFLAAQDPGPRPPGWALTPRAVVTFVCGSDGAELALPKRRAGLPAKLAIAPKFVGERALVERCVVTLAGERGLLLTGEPGTAKSMLSELLAAAVSGTSALTVQGTAGTTEDAFRYGWNYALLLAQGPTPQALVDSPVLSAMRTGRVVRVEEITRCLPEVQDALVSILSDRRISVPELTATEDAVVSAAPGFTVIATANLRDRGVSEMSAALKRRFNFETVAPIADADAEATLIRRQAVAAVQRAGAAFGVDDAVLDALVTVFRDLRSGRSAEGWDVERPGTVMSTAEAVQVAASLGVAAAYLPGGDVLDLLPGHLLGVVRKDDPADHGRLLGYWDGPVRRRAEDGSPMWRRLWDLRGSLR, from the coding sequence ATGACCGTCACCGAACAATCCGCCCCCGCCGCCCGGCAGGTGCTGCCCGCCGAGGAGCGCCACGCCGCCGAGCTCGCCTTCCTGGCCGCCCAGGACCCGGGCCCCCGCCCGCCCGGCTGGGCCCTGACCCCGCGCGCCGTCGTCACCTTCGTCTGCGGCAGCGACGGGGCCGAACTGGCCCTGCCGAAGCGCCGCGCCGGACTCCCGGCCAAGCTGGCCATCGCCCCCAAGTTCGTCGGCGAACGCGCCCTCGTCGAGCGCTGCGTCGTCACCCTCGCCGGAGAGCGCGGCCTGCTCCTCACCGGCGAGCCCGGTACCGCCAAGTCGATGCTGTCCGAGCTGCTGGCGGCCGCCGTCAGCGGCACCAGCGCCCTGACCGTCCAGGGCACCGCCGGCACGACCGAGGACGCCTTCCGCTACGGCTGGAACTACGCCCTGCTGCTCGCCCAGGGCCCCACCCCGCAGGCCCTGGTCGACTCCCCGGTGCTCTCCGCCATGCGCACCGGACGTGTCGTCCGCGTCGAGGAGATCACCCGCTGCCTGCCCGAGGTGCAGGACGCGCTCGTGTCGATCCTCTCGGACCGGCGGATCAGCGTGCCCGAACTGACCGCCACCGAGGACGCCGTGGTCTCCGCGGCACCCGGCTTCACCGTCATCGCCACAGCCAACCTGCGTGACCGCGGCGTCTCGGAGATGTCCGCCGCCCTCAAGCGCCGCTTCAACTTCGAGACCGTCGCGCCGATCGCCGACGCGGACGCGGAGGCCACGCTCATCCGCCGCCAGGCCGTCGCCGCCGTCCAGCGGGCCGGCGCCGCCTTCGGCGTCGACGACGCCGTGCTCGACGCCCTGGTCACCGTCTTCCGCGATCTGCGCTCCGGACGCTCCGCCGAGGGCTGGGACGTGGAACGCCCCGGTACGGTCATGTCCACCGCCGAAGCCGTCCAGGTGGCCGCCTCGCTCGGGGTCGCCGCCGCGTACCTGCCGGGCGGGGACGTGCTGGACCTGCTCCCGGGCCACCTGCTGGGCGTCGTGCGCAAGGACGACCCGGCCGACCACGGACGGCTGCTGGGGTACTGGGACGGCCCGGTCCGGCGCCGGGCCGAGGACGGCTCGCCGATGTGGCGCCGCCTCTGGGACCTGCGCGGGAGCCTGCGTTGA